Below is a window of Phoenix dactylifera cultivar Barhee BC4 chromosome 7, palm_55x_up_171113_PBpolish2nd_filt_p, whole genome shotgun sequence DNA.
GATGTTTTTCGCAATCACATTAGAAGGGTACATTGTGCTATCAATAAAATGACAATCATATAATGACTTCATCAAAATTGTATATTAGCATTTATAGAGGAAGTATTTTTGTCGCACCTTTGCAGAAAGTATCAACTTGGGGAGCAGCTAATTCTGTGCAGAACAGTCAAACAAATTTGGAGACTAAACGCAATTTAGAGACCACTAAATCCAGTTTATGCGAGGTTCTTTCTTGTAATTCAGCATGCTTTAGATCTACCATATCATGTTATGTCTGCTTATGTTGTCATTGTATCATTTATTTCTGTGGAAATGAATTCAGTATATCTGTGGTTTAGAGTCAATGGAAGCCTGCAGGAAGTGAACCATTGCCAAAAGGCATTATTAGCCAAACTTCGAACTTTGAAATGCAACCTCTGTGGGGCTCTCCAGAAAGAAAGGTGTGTTAATCATCTCTCTCATGGGTAAGAAAATGGCCTATTTCTGTTCGATGGATGTTGGCTGTTAAGAGTCTGAACACGTTACTCTTTAACAATATCCATAAGATCATTCTCTGTGCAGCATTTATGCATAGATGCAGGTCATACTATCAATCGCTCCTACAAtatgttctcttcttcttctgttttttcttttgaattatAGTTGTTTCCACTCAGCTAGGTTTCAAAGTTGATATGTATGGATGTATGTACGTATGCATGTACATAAATacgatgtatgtatgtatgcatgaaaTTTGTGATATCCACTCTCACATCTTTTGCTAATATATGCGAGTCTAATGGCTGAAAGTATGAATGCTTATGAAATTATTTTGTTCGATAAGTAACTTGAAAACCATGCTCATGTTTAACATCGGAACAATGGTTAATTGTCTTTCTACTCTCTATGTTCATTTACTCACAAGGATGTTGTTGTAACATTCAGATTTTAAGACTACATTGATCATCAAACCAGGATTCAACTCATTTTATTTAATTACAAACttagataaaaaatagaaataaaaaaattattgtgaAAGTTGTTGTAATTTTCCAGAATATCACTACAAGTCCAAGCATCACATGAACTGCTTAGATGACCGTCAAATGATTGTTAAATTGATCTGATTGGAGAGAGAGAATTTCTTCCTTCAATCTGCTTAACTCAAATCTCACACacaaaaacaaaagaagcaGAGAAAAGAAATTTTTTGAGCAGGTGGAAAGCAAGGTATTTACTTTTTTCCAATCAATGGACAAAATTGAGGTACAAAGCCTATTATTTATACTAGTAAAGTCCGCCTCTCGAAAACATAGTCGGATTCATTTGAATTTCCCAAGAAATGAGAAAAATACAAAGATTGTTTAAATAAGCCAGAAACTAGATTTCAACTTTATCAATTGTCTTTTGTTACATTGCCCAATTATTCATGGATTATGAGTTACGCTCTGCTCAATGTTTACAATAAATAGTAAGTCAAGTTAGACATGGTGTTTCATAGCCCTAAATGATCATTGAAAATGGGCAGCTATGTGAAACAGAGACCTACCCAAAGTGCCCTAGCTGATCCATAACGGCTTTGGTGACCTCTTGGATCATAAATATTCTAAAATCTCTGATGTTTAATTAGATTGGGTTAGAAGGAATTAAATAAGGGTTTATTGAGTTAGTCTGGATGTGCAGACAAACTTTGCAATGGATAACCTCGAGTTGCTTGGAGGCCATGAGGAATTTTCATGACCATTTCATAACTTGTTCCAAGCCACGAGAAATTTGGTAAACATATACCCAAAGGAATTATTTTTATGGTTACTACTTTTATGGTCATTATAGATCAGCTTACCATGTGCACTAATTTAAAGAACGAAATTTCATTCAGTTATTAGTTGACACTATGCATGTTTTTATTGCTTCAGGTACTACCTTGCTACCATCTATAGGAAACAAAGTTAATGTCCTCTATGAAACCTCTATATGATCATTTCATGTCGGGCTTGTTGGAGAAAAAAAtgagtaaaataaaaaaaaaaacgcacTCTACTTTTTTACGAGTAAAGCTTGCATATGGTAGAAGATGCCTCAAAGGCTTGCTTGAGCAAGACTAAAAGAGCAAAATATAGAAATCCAATGAGATAGAAAACAATGATCATAATCAAGGTCTGCCGAACCCCATACCGTGCTGACTAGGTAGGGGACCGGGTCGgttcatctattttttttgaaaccgGCTCCAAATCGGCCGGAACTAGCTCCAAACCCATAGGAACTAGCCGGAACCAGTAGCGAACCGCCCGAACTCTGTCTGAATCGGTCGGTTTTGTGCGGAATCAGTTCAATTTGCATAGAGCTGGACTAGTTTCAAATCGGtaccctcctccctctctccgtTTGTTTTAAAGACTAGTTGGGAAGGCCTGAGAAGTTTCTCACAAAATCACAAGGTGGTCTTTGATTCATCGGTGAGTCCTAGTTTACGTATGCTATACAGGATAGGGACCACGATGCTCGATGTAGTAGAGCCCGCAATGATACATTGGATATAGGagacgggctcctcgaggtTATTCAGGAGGGTATGATGCAACTGCAGATGACCTCGCACGTGGAGTAGGATCCATAAATATATCAGCTTCTTTGTCATATACTAGATCCTATGGTGCGTCCGAGGCATCATCTTCTGGTGGCTACTATCCTACGCAGCCCAGAGCATCTTACGGATCGAATTTTGTTGTCAGTATATTCGGATGGCCCCTCCACAGCCGTATTATCAGCCAGAGATTACCTCTCAAATCTAGAGCTTCAGCAAAAAATTCGAAAGTATTTATAACCCAGAGCGCATTTCTTATGGGATGAACATATAAGACCACAACACCGCTTGGTTTGAGGAGTGGGCTGATGTGCCTCCTAACTATACtaatgatccggatatctacgagaggcatCACCACTTGatgagattttagatatccgtatgtatgttgtactttaaatatatataattgattgtattattttatatttttcacctCACTAGTTGATTTTAGGATGTTTCATATTGTTTCTTgtagcatgcaacatctcactaatcattttatgttttgtatTACTTTAGAACAACAAGATGGATCATTTAGGTTATAGtgggatcatagaaacatcaaaaaaaatcaaataacatCAAATTATACgtaaatcattgaaaaagttgaaaatattgattaccaattaatcAAACTTGAAAAACTTAGAAAATAAATTTGGGTGTGCCGGTTTGGAACCCCGGTACCGGTTCGACAGACCTCGATCAAACTTAGTTGATTGATCTCTCCTTTTTAGGTGCAATATGACCACTGATATGTTTAGAAGACATCATATAGCACATATAAAATGTTATTGAAGCTGAATATCTAAGTGATGCCCATGGCAATTTGTTGAGAATAGGTTAAAACCAAACATTCAAAGAGCTTATTGGCAATACCTGTCGGAATAAAGCAAAAGGGAGCTGTTAGTCAAATTGTAGAGAAGGTAAAGATGGCATTACTACCTAATATCTTTTTCCTGTTAATATTCttgacatgatctcttatgCAGATTATTTAGTTAACTGAttcttttgattatttttacttCAGTTCCCTTCCAATAATTTCACTGTAATGCTTTTCCACTATGATGGTGTTGTGGATGAATGGAGTGACGTACGGTGGAGTGATAGTGCCTTGCATATCTCTGCAATCAATCAAACAAAATGGTACTTTGCTCATGCATAAAATCCTTTTCAAGCCCAAATTGAACATTGATCTTTTAGACATCTATACCATATTGAGAactatatttataattttgcaGGTGGTTTGCTAAGCGTTTCTTACATCCAGATGTAGTTGCTGAGTATAATTACATCTTCCTTTGGGATGAAGATCTTGAAGTGGAAAATTTTCATCCCCTAAGGTATgtgttttgttcttttttgaTATATCTATATTTTGCATAAGTTGGATTTAGTCCTAGGACCTTAAAGATCCAAATTTTCTCGCGAACATAGTTTTGAGCTTAAACCACTTGGAATAAATGTTTATATACTGGGTTATATTATTCAGTAATTTAAGCTTCAAAATGCCTTCTATTGGCATCTTTTTAATGGTTTTGCAATTTGGCCATAAGAATTTATCACTGTTGGCGATTGTTGTGCAATCTAAGTTCTCATTGAAATATTAAATCATTGTATTTGTTATTATCATTAATTGTTAATTTGTGTTTCGTCATTGACTCAATTCCTTAATTTCCCTAACTGAGACATTCAAATACATTTTGAAATTTATGTCATTGCCATGGTCATATCAAATcagaataatattttaattgtcTTTCTATATGTGGAGTGGATCAGATGCTTTGATAAAATAATATTGCTTCTTTTTTAGATCTCTTTGATTAGGTTTTCTACTTGAGTGTTATATGTCTAAGAGACACACTTGACTCTTACAGATATTTATCAATCATCAAAAGGGAAGGACTAGAGATATCACAACCTGCCTTGGACACTGCAAAATCTGCGGTTCATCATGGAATCACTGCACGTTGGAGAAAAGGAGATGTACACAGGTTTTTCCTTATCTTTTCATGGGAACCGACCATTTCCATTTGTTATTAAGTTCATTTGGATTGAAATATAATGCATGAAGCTAGGATACTGGTGTTTACCACTTTTTATACCGCTACATCTTGTGAAAAGTTTTTTGTTGCCTCAACAGAAGAATTTACAAGCTTGGAGGTGGTGGGAGATGCTACGAGAATAGTACTACTCCTCCATGCACAGGGTAAGTTCATTTTTCTTATATGCTACTATATTTGTTGTACTCATCAATTCTCATTGTCAGACTGATGCATTGCCATGCTTCATCTTTGATTTGGACAAGAACAAAAGTCATGTAATTGCCCTGTGCTGGCATTTTTGTTAGACATTGGTTTTAGTTTGGGATTACACCAAATATTCATTTAGTCTAGTAATTTTAAAAGGATTTAGCAAAGCTTTATAAAGGGGGGAAGTTTAACGTTAAAGGTGGTTAGCATCCTAACAAGTGATGTAGTGTAGCGGCTGAAATGAAAGGATTTGGGTAATGTAATTTACAGACTTGAGAGAGAGGTTGCAAGGGCTATATTCAATGGGTGTAAATGATGACATGTCAAACTTTTAGTTATTGGGATATTGTATCCTCTATGCTTGAGATATGGGTTGCAAGGGCTACATTCGCTGGATGTAAATGTTAATGTCAAACTTTCAAGCATGTCTTCGATCAAGTAGATGATTTAaatgtttatatatttttttctctctaataGTAGTTGGTAAGAGTGACAAAGTGAAGTACTTTAGGGGTTTGCGATGTGGTTGTGCCATTCAAGATGTTTCTTAtcacattcttttttttttaattgattttagGATATGTTATAGTTAGGATTGCCTTTTGGTGAGACTTGATGGATCTCCATCCAAAAGGAGAAAACTGATGGCCTAAAGTTCAAGTAGATTCGGATTGCACTCCATTTCAACTTCTGTGGTAAAGGGAAAggaacttgttttcttgagtctAGAAATTGAAAGGACAATTGTATAAAgtgtttttttctctcttaaaaTGAAATTTTCAATTGGAGTATTCTAGAAGTTAGTACAAATTCTGAGATGTGTTTACCATgcctcatgaaaaaaaaaatattacttgtgCTAACCTTTTGAAAGGAGCTTAGAAGCAGATAGACACCACAAGCTTTGTGGTAGCAATAATTGGAATATTTGGTTCTTTCATTTGGTCCACCATGCAGAGATTGAGATTACTTACCCACTCCACTCTTTACATTGTGTTAACTAGGAATCTACAAAGCCAACTGGTGGATGTTCTAGATTGGGCTTGTTTTTGTCATCAAAGGATTTCCAGTGATATGAAAAACACAAAGATCTATGTGTTTCACCATAAGACATTGACGAAAATTGTAAGGCTACATGGTTCACCAACATGGTGATGTCTGAGCATGAGCAGGATTCTCCTTGCACTATATGTCATAAACATGTTGGTGTTGTTGAAACCTAGAACTAGGTAGATGATTGTACTTTCTAATCAAAGATGATGTAATGTACAGAGGAGAGATGATTATTACATCTTAAGGCTTCCTGGGATAGAGTAGTGTAAACTTCCAAAAATGTTACAAGGGTTATCTCTCCATGATATCTTCTTTTCTTGCTCTTTTGCATAGACAAGGGAGCACAAGGGGGTTATGCCTTGAGGCACCCACCTCTTTGAGTTAGTATATCCTAGGGGGTTAGCCATGAGGACTTTAGGGAGTTAGGAGCTGGGAGCCCTAAGTTAATACAAGAATATTAATGTTAGTAAGAGAGACCCTTGTGTCCGCAAGTAATTCCAATTGAATTGACATGGTTGCTATAAACCTAGGAGTAGCTTaacaaaataatagaaaaaaacaATGCACATCATACCAACATTTAACATGGTTCACCCAAAAATCGGGCTACTAACCCTAGCGGAGTGAGAGATTCACTATAATATTTAGAGTACAAGGCAAATTACAAGCGTCCATCAAGGTACGAGATAAAATGACCTAGAGAAAAAACTTACAAGAGAGTTTAATAAAGGAGAATACTATGCCAAGAGTTTTATCTCAGAAGAAGCATAATGAGAAGCCACTAAGATGTCGAGGATCAAGGCAAGAGCTGAAAATATTatagtttttcttcttttctctctcctcttcctctcttcttctcttcctgtccttctctttctctctctttctcttcatgTCATTAGCCACAAGCCTTTGCGAAGCACCTTTTTCATACCCACTATTCATATCCATGCATGTCCCTCATATAATATAGAGAGTTGGAGAGCTATGCTATAGCTCTCTCTTCCATTGTCACCAGTTTGGTGTTTGGGAACAATTTGGCAAGCTTGGGGTGTTTGGAATTTGGCAAACATTAGGTAAATTTGGGAAGAGTGTAGCTAAAATTtggaatatttaaaataaaacaaattagATATTTGTGAATATAAAAAGTATATTCTAAGTTTACaataggatttgtgtttatctTTGAGAAAAGCTTCTTTTGAGGAAGCCTCCAACCCACAAGATGCTATTTGGGAGGCCGAGAAAATGACAAATGTGGAGAGGAAAATAAGaacgggagagagaaaaagaccTTCATGGTAGCCTGATAACATCTTGAAACTTATGCACGGAAGAGGAGCCACAGCTTGCAGGCACTAAACATTATCAACGAGTAATTCTAGAAACTGTAAATCGTTCATGATTTTTGTGAACTTAACAAATTTTTGTGATCCGTTTCCAAACTAACAAATTATTTTCCATATGATTCAGCCAAACAGCCAGTTTTAAATTATTCgccattttttaaaaatattgctGAATTTTGTGACTATGTATTTTCTAATCTAGATATTTAATAGCACAagagacaatttttttttttttgtgtaacaAAAAGGCAAAGGTTCTTTGTCTTATCAAAGAGGAGACCAAGAAAACCACGGCCCTTTTAGATGGATAAAGATGCATCTAGATTGGGTCTGGACTCTCAACTTGGTAAAGAAGCAAGCTTCAAACCCAACATGTGATCCGGTCGAGAAAAGATAATTTTAACCATCAACTATAACTAGGTGCCTAGAAGTAATTAGGAATTTCCATATAGTTTATTCTTCCATCAAACATAATAATTGACTTGTCTTGGGGATTACTAGGTACTAACATGTAATTATAACAGATTATAACCCATAGAACCTAGGATTAGTCAGACAATTGATGATGCAATCATTAAAGAAATCATGGACAAACCTTTCGTAAATAATACATGTCTTTTAACTTATGTAAAACTTATAACATATCTGGATTGAATATTTTGTCGGCGACCATATTTAACTTTAACTCCGTCTTTTGCTTTGTGACTTAAGGATAATGAACTACTCTATATTAGAACTTGCCCTTGTCCTACATTACTCTTTTCGAGTCTTGTGGAACTTCAAGGGCTTGCTCTCTGATTTTATGAACATAATTTTTGTAATCAAGACAAACTAGGTAGCAAAGTACGGTTACAGTTAGGTACTAGAGTACTTGTATAGTACATATCGGCACATAGTACACTGCGCATTTGCTGGAACTGGtgcaataaaaaatattttttatgtttattttgtTGTTACATATGTTTCAATTAGAAACTAATtgcaaattcataaaaattttgaaaattaaaatttattttggaaTGCTGTAGCCCCACATATTAGGTTCTAGCCTGAAGAAGTTTTTTTTGGTACGGAGTGATTTTAAACATACACTAATTTTGTGCGTAGGTTCAGGTGGTATTGAACACGCAAGTAGTGCAATTGCTGCCCCAAAAATGCAGCACTCGCACACTAAAGCACTAACTTGCTActctctttttcaaaaatactatcatttttattttttattattttaatcaaaaattgatatatTTAAGAAAATGAAAATGCTTCAAAAAAATGTGCCAATGTGTAATACATGCTATATCTACAACATATCGTAAAATCttaccaaaagaaagaaaatttgccATGATTTGTCgctatttgttttattttcagTCTTTTTTAGGCATAAAAAGAAGAGCAGAAGGAATGGAAGACTACCTTAATAGATGAGTTTTGGGGCTTTGGACATGCCGATTCACAACTAGATCTGTAGGAAATGCAGATCCTCCTACTTGGTTGCCCCCAAACGCTTCCTCTCCCTGTTTGAATaagaaaaggcaaaaaaaaaagaaagaaaggggttATAGACCCCTTTCATTTGGTTTCACCATGCAGAAATAATAGATGCTAGTACCGGAAGATATGAGTTGTTTGAACTGGATTTGCCTGTATCAACTAGGAATCGGGTATTGAGCCTCGTTTTCATACCAGTTCCTCACTAGGTTAGTATATTATGCCCTGTATGGCCTCATACTGATTAGTTCTTAAATTAATCATTGCTTAGAAGGTTTCATGGAAATCGACACCATTCAAAGGACTGATAAATTGATAGCCATTTGTGGAACTTTCTTgaactttgatgaattgtacATCTATATTAGAGCCAATCTTTTTATTGATGGGGCAAACTTATTGGTTAAAGTTAAGGTAGCCAGTGATcagaaaaaaagtttttttttttttttggggggggggggggggaggggggttgGTATAtctatgatttaatttttacaaCATCTTTGTCTTGCTATATTGATAGAAGTGAATGATAAATTCCTTATTGGACAACCTGCTCTTAATTAATGTCCTAAAGGGTTCCATTTTATTTTACTGCATGTACAGTGTCTGACCCTAGAGCAACTAGATTAGAGTAAAAATCAAATTTGTGTCTTTAGGTTAGAACAACCGTCAATTCAAGTTGCGGTGAAATTGTCCttgatgataagaaaacaacCACTTTAATATGCCTAGACATCATGTAATATGGAATGCTGGCAGCTCTGTGTAATATGTTAAATGAATAGAAGTTTGGGGGAATAGAACAAATCTTGCTGCAACTCAAAATCAAAGCTAGTCACTTCTTCACTTCCAATATCACAACCAAAGGAAGTTTTAGAAGTCCAAAGACATTATGTAACAACATACTTGTCGCTGTATGCATTGTGGAATGAACCATATAATGTTCTGTAGTTTCATTGATGAAGATGGCTTTTAGGGTATGTGATTCAGACATGCCATTGGAAACGAGGGCCTGACATTTGTTTTTTCAGTTTCCTTTTGCATATGTTGTTCTGGGATCTGCTCCCATACCACCTTGTTCTTGTTGTTTTATCTATTATTCTTACATTTTTATGTAGCTCTTTCCCTCATTAGGTATACTGTTCTAAGATTATTTTATCATTGTATTCTATTTTAATGGTGCAGAAACCACTTCTTAAAAATTTAAGTTAAATTACTTGCAGGTGGGTAGAAATGATGGCTCCTGTGTTTTCAAGAGATGCCTGGCGTTGCACATGGCATATGATTCAAGTATGTAAACTATTCCTCATACTATATGTCCATTGTTGTTGTACTATATTTTGTTAATCCTACAATATCTAAAAATCATGTCTTTCATGGTCCTTATTCTTTGTAGAATGACTTGGTTCATGCTTGGGGTCTAGACACGAAGCTTGGTTATTGTGCGCAGGTAGCATATGCATATCCAAATGAGTCCTTTTTGTACATCTGTGATGGAAAGGAATCTAACCCTCTGAACAGGGTGATAGGAGCAAAAATGTTGGAGTAGTGGACAGTGAATACATAGTTCATAGGGGAATCCCTACACTCGGTGGGCTTGATGAGAAGAAGGTACGCCATTTTGACACCTCCTCCagcttttaaattttaaagGACACAGATTAAAAATCTTTGCTTCTCATATAGGacttaattttttgtttttttctaaattatttattGGTTTTTTGTGTGAAAAAATTATTTGGTTTCACTATTGGTGCTCAAActtagaagttttttttttgaccccCAATGTTCTTAGTTGCTACTTGCTAGCCCATCATTTATTACGATGCTAATCCCTGTTGCCAAATTTTCTAGTCATGGGTCCTtaaaattaaattctgatttaacATATTTCCTAACTGATTTAacatatttttctgttttttccttTGCTCATTTGCCCCTTTATGAGATTATAAATTGTTATTTGAGATCTTAAATGGTTCAAGCCGGATCAATCCTTATCTTGACTGCAAATTCTTGCTTTTGTTGCACATGATTTGAGGATCACAATCAAATCTACAGTGTaagctaattttctttttttaacataAATTTCTTCATCTAGCCACACTGCTAGAAACTTGCAACTTACTCCCATGTTATATCTTCCCTTTATCCATTCCACTACGATATCTGTTTGAAATATCCTCACCAGTCTGCACCATCTTTGTGTTAAAATCAGTAAGTGGAATGCAGTTGCTTCAATGTAACTATTAGCAATTAGCTGGATTGACGATGAAATATGCACTGTGAGGACTATCCTGGTTCAGCTAAATCATAGACATTCTTCTTCCAACTGTAGTTTGAAGTTTAGGAGCCGGTTCAGGCAAGGTTTGCCATCTTGGTAATGATAAATGCTCAGGCAAGGTTTGCCATCTTGGTATTGGGCCCCATATCGGTGCCATCTTGCTACTGTGTTGGTACGCCCAGTATAGGAGCCGGTTCAGTGTACCAACACTCAATATGCTTCTTGTACCGTATACAGGTTCGGTACTGCTACTGTACGATAGGGTCGGTATGCATCATTACCAATAGGTACGAAAAACCTTGTGCTCAGGTCTACACCTAAGAAACTATACTGCAGACACCCATTTGATGTCATAAAAGGCATCTACAGGGATATTTCTATGGTGTATGGTGTTGCATAGCTGATTAAATGTACCAAGTTACACATGGTATCTCACTTAAGTCCCTGTCCTGTTCTTGTTTTACAAAACCAAAAAACAAACACAAAAAGAACTATATTGATAAAATGAAGACTTgctgggagaagaaaagaaaggagattTCCATGATCTCGTCACTTTCCACCACTAACAAGTCCAACTTCCGTATAAGATGCTGCATCCTTGTTGACAAAAAGGAACGGTATTTTAGGAAGGCATGGAAGAGGACAGGCTTGGTCTTGGGTGAGGTTGGAGGATTGGTAAGGGTGAGAAATCGATAAAGTTTACAATATGTGGGGCAAAATCAAGCATTAAGGTCAAAGTTAGATGTGGGGCAAGGGAATTTGATTAGTTATAGGATGAATAGTTTTTGCTTATAAATTGTAGCTATAATGATTATAGTAATCTCTATTTCTTTGAGGAATATTTCTTTTGCCTTTGTGATCAAACACCATTATATGATAAGGTTGCACCATGTTCTACTTATTGGTGGATTGTCACTAGTTGAGCTTCCATGCTAGATCCTATTGCAACATAGAAATCCATAATCACTGTCCAACTATCTGGATATTGAGATGCCTTCTTACTTGCTCTAAGACATGTAACATTGATGAAACTAGAGGAGGGGAGGTCAACTAAATAGAGCATGTGTATTGAGAAGATATGTGTGATGAAGCTCGACAGTGATAAAACCAAGGTAGAGCCTCATGGACGTCAAGTAGGCACACGGAGGCCTAACTATGAAGTCATAGTGAAGGAAGAGGAATGCATAGAGGTGGGGATGGATAAGCAAGTGGTCCTCGTGAGAATGACTTGGTGGATGGAATGGTCAACGGCGACATAGGTGAGGGGGTCGGCTGGTTGGAGTAGGTTTAGGGAAGCAATAGAAGGGAGCCTAATGGTAGAGGCTGGCAACAAAGATGAGGCTATGCAAGGGGTTGGCATGGAGATGTGGGGTAGGTGAAAGAGTGGTTCCTTCATGCATGTGGTGACAACTCATTAAGATCTCAACCAAGGACTTAAATCACGGCGAGACGTCCCACAAGGCACTGGGATTGGGTACCATCTTGAGCATTCAGATAGGACTGTTCCATAATTGTCCCAGCATCCCAATCGGCACGTCTTGAGACATCCCCTATCCCAAATGTTGGGATGATGTAGGATGGTGGCATGTCCTGTTCCATACGCAAACTTGGACAATCCTATTCTATAGGATTTAAAATCTTGATctctattggaaggctaggtgTTTGGAACCTTGCTGGACTATTTTGAATTTGTCGGGCCATGAATAGTTATATTAGAATTAGGTTGGTTTGGGAATGGGCGAGGACAATCCTACATTCTGATTGGATTTCGTGTGCTGATTGTTTGTTGGACAGGGCTTGAGTGAGTGAGACTATTTTGATTAGGGCATGTAGAAATGTTTAAAAGATGATTTATTGACTCTAATTGATGCCAACAGAATGAAATTAGAATTAATGATGTTTTTTGAGttcattttgataaaaaaagagTTGTCGTTGTATATAAATATTTGAATTACCTTGTAGAGGGGCAAAAAATGAGGTATATACAAACCAAGAACCTTGTGGGAaccaagaacataaaataaacaaaatgcatGCATAAATATCATGAACGAATAGGATAAAAAAATACTATATTTTTTAGTAAAATGATATACAAATAATTGGTAATTACATTTTAATGGATTTTTCTATAAATAAATATCAAAGAGAAATCAAAAGGGGatggaaaggaaaaaggaaagaattgAAGCCTTTTAGACATGATCAATAGTGTTAAGAAGCTTGCATGTTAGAGGGAGACATGGTGATGGCTGATGATAAGTAGGGAGGTGAAGTTTGGCCCTGGTGGTGGTAAATATGGCTAAGAGGGTAGGGGGTGTTGGG
It encodes the following:
- the LOC103710580 gene encoding uncharacterized protein LOC103710580 isoform X6 — protein: MFVLQNSIASTIMMKLSNCGSLPKDPAYKRQCFCNLISAAALLCIVFFMGSAFVAIDIKEKVSTWGAANSVQNSQTNLETKRNLETTKSSLCESQWKPAGSEPLPKGIISQTSNFEMQPLWGSPERKVKTKHSKSLLAIPVGIKQKGAVSQIVEKFPSNNFTVMLFHYDGVVDEWSDVRWSDSALHISAINQTKWWFAKRFLHPDVVAEYNYIFLWDEDLEVENFHPLRYLSIIKREGLEISQPALDTAKSAVHHGITARWRKGDVHRRIYKLGGGGRCYENSTTPPCTGWVEMMAPVFSRDAWRCTWHMIQNDLVHAWGLDTKLGYCAQGDRSKNVGVVDSEYIVHRGIPTLGGLDEKKGICFVHITSSSCHVA